In a single window of the Pseudoxanthomonas sp. F37 genome:
- a CDS encoding DUF2249 domain-containing protein, producing MAHALTLLRLDLRDLAAPEPMERILDCLRTLQRGERLVAQTPLFPAPLLPILDQWGFAYRVRDTEAGNACIAICHVADRHALEPPQAA from the coding sequence ATGGCACATGCCCTGACCCTGCTGCGGCTGGACCTGCGCGACCTGGCGGCGCCGGAGCCGATGGAGCGCATCCTCGACTGCCTGCGCACCCTGCAGCGCGGCGAGCGCCTGGTGGCGCAGACGCCGTTGTTCCCCGCCCCGCTGCTGCCGATCCTGGACCAGTGGGGATTCGCATACCGGGTGCGCGACACCGAGGCGGGCAACGCCTGCATCGCGATCTGCCACGTGGCCGACCGGCACGCGCTGGAGCCCCCGCAGGCGGCATGA
- a CDS encoding SirB2 family protein, with the protein MSAMMTFYPDIKLVHMGAAMTSGALFALRALALLAGMRWPRAAAVRYTSYTIDTVLLTGAMMLLTILPAGMFANGWLTAKIAFLAAYVGLGIAAFRPARGSGARTALVAAAVLCFLQVYGIARAHDPWGWLLWLGS; encoded by the coding sequence ATGAGCGCCATGATGACCTTCTACCCCGACATCAAGCTGGTCCACATGGGCGCGGCGATGACCAGCGGCGCGCTGTTCGCGCTGCGCGCGCTCGCACTGCTGGCCGGCATGCGCTGGCCGCGCGCGGCGGCGGTGCGCTACACCAGCTACACCATCGACACCGTGCTGCTGACCGGCGCGATGATGCTGCTGACGATCCTGCCGGCGGGGATGTTCGCCAACGGCTGGTTGACGGCGAAGATCGCCTTCCTGGCCGCCTACGTGGGGCTGGGCATCGCCGCGTTCCGTCCCGCGCGCGGCAGCGGTGCGCGCACCGCACTGGTGGCCGCGGCGGTGCTGTGCTTCCTGCAGGTGTACGGCATCGCGCGCGCGCATGACCCGTGGGGCTGGCTGTTGTGGCTGGGGAGTTGA
- a CDS encoding NnrS family protein, with protein sequence MKIDIVPPPRPRAAPPQAGLSPAWLAHAPHRLMFFIGAGNVLLAMLWWALWLVATRWGLWTMPETPIYAGWLHAFLMQYLVLPSFIFGFLLTVFPRWMGMADLKRWHYVPVGLGLMGGQLAILLGVAGWQAGLTVGLWMALAGWTTALLTLGRLLADDTAKTWHARSCFAGLLLGWLGLVMFIAFALGASPNWAFASIKLGGFGLLLPVYVTVAHRMFPFFAGNVVPGYVPWRSLPWLGAVWALLMVHLGLELAHAYAWLWLADVPLLVLTAWAVHRWWPRGRMPGLLAVLFIGTAWLPVTFLLYGVQSVTLLATGDFVLGRAPMHAMFIGFFGSLLVAMVTRVTQGHSGRPLVMPKVAWFAFVAIQGVAVMRIVADVAPDAMAWQAAAAVGWLLALAPWVGRIGGIYLRPRADGRPG encoded by the coding sequence ATGAAGATCGACATCGTTCCCCCGCCCCGTCCACGCGCCGCGCCGCCGCAGGCCGGCCTCTCGCCGGCGTGGCTGGCGCACGCGCCGCACCGGCTGATGTTCTTCATCGGCGCCGGCAACGTACTGCTGGCAATGCTGTGGTGGGCGCTGTGGCTGGTGGCCACGCGCTGGGGCCTGTGGACGATGCCCGAAACGCCGATCTACGCCGGCTGGCTGCATGCGTTCCTGATGCAGTACCTGGTGCTGCCCAGCTTCATCTTCGGCTTCCTGCTGACCGTGTTCCCCCGCTGGATGGGCATGGCCGACCTGAAGCGCTGGCACTACGTGCCGGTGGGCCTGGGCCTGATGGGCGGGCAACTGGCCATCCTGCTGGGCGTGGCGGGCTGGCAGGCGGGGCTGACCGTCGGCCTGTGGATGGCGCTGGCCGGCTGGACCACGGCGCTGCTGACGCTGGGACGATTGCTTGCGGACGACACCGCCAAGACCTGGCACGCGCGTTCGTGCTTCGCCGGGTTGCTGCTGGGCTGGCTGGGGCTGGTGATGTTCATCGCCTTCGCACTGGGTGCGTCCCCCAACTGGGCGTTCGCCAGCATCAAGCTCGGCGGCTTCGGCCTGCTGCTGCCGGTGTACGTGACGGTGGCGCACCGCATGTTCCCGTTCTTCGCCGGCAACGTGGTGCCGGGTTACGTGCCGTGGCGCTCGCTGCCGTGGCTGGGCGCGGTGTGGGCACTGTTGATGGTGCATCTGGGCCTGGAACTGGCGCACGCCTATGCCTGGCTGTGGCTGGCCGACGTGCCGCTGCTGGTCCTGACCGCGTGGGCGGTGCATCGCTGGTGGCCGCGCGGCCGCATGCCGGGGTTGCTGGCCGTGCTGTTCATCGGCACCGCATGGCTGCCGGTGACCTTCCTGCTGTACGGGGTGCAGAGCGTCACCTTGCTGGCGACGGGCGATTTCGTGCTGGGGCGCGCGCCGATGCACGCGATGTTCATCGGTTTCTTCGGCAGCTTGCTGGTGGCGATGGTCACGCGGGTGACCCAGGGCCATTCCGGACGGCCGCTGGTGATGCCGAAGGTGGCGTGGTTCGCCTTCGTCGCGATCCAGGGGGTGGCGGTGATGCGCATCGTCGCGGATGTCGCGCCGGATGCGATGGCGTGGCAGGCCGCCGCCGCGGTGGGCTGGCTGCTGGCGCTGGCGCCGTGGGTGGGGCGCATCGGCGGCATCTACCTGCGTCCGCGTGCGGACGGGAGGCCGGGATGA
- a CDS encoding ATP-binding protein, giving the protein MFLAIISDYNLHTGICELVDNALDFWLASGKKPGLKVDVQLDVERQMIRVSDNAGGVREGDIRLLISPGASSIRDSHQVIGTFGVGGKRAGVALGEQVEIRSRFGRGKSIQIDITNDWLNSDDWHLDVHEIPDLPPGTTSVDITKVRQGFNSADVDRLCLHLGEAYSWFINQGCDIRLGGHPIKAVVFDNWAYPPDYRPRTATFEISPADEKSLKVTLRSGLIRDRVPEAENYGVYFYCNNRLIVKELRTRDVGYYISAEAGVPHPDASLCRAIIELNGPPEVMPWNSSKSDLNYSHPAFIQIRPRLINFVSYFSSLSRRLKHSWDQDVFAYSKGEMEIVDPTDALSTKRTVLPALPRTRKLSRVDQLRASNKRAMDAKPWTIGLVEAMGLIEVISKQRLETKNRAALILLDSNLEIAFKEFIVSRADLFPPHKYNDAKILEIFARRSSVIKEVTAHVTIKPDVISKINHYYGLRNKLIHERATVGITDRQVDDYRKTVEAVLRSLFDLKFPAI; this is encoded by the coding sequence ATGTTCCTAGCGATTATCAGTGACTATAACCTTCATACTGGAATCTGCGAGCTTGTCGACAATGCGCTCGACTTCTGGCTCGCTAGCGGAAAAAAACCAGGCCTAAAGGTTGACGTCCAACTCGACGTTGAGCGTCAAATGATTCGCGTCTCCGACAATGCGGGCGGTGTTCGCGAAGGGGATATACGGCTACTTATTTCTCCCGGAGCCAGTAGCATTCGAGATAGCCATCAAGTAATAGGCACGTTCGGCGTAGGCGGAAAGCGTGCTGGCGTAGCCCTCGGCGAACAGGTGGAGATCCGCTCGCGTTTTGGTCGCGGGAAGAGCATTCAAATCGACATCACTAATGACTGGCTAAACAGTGACGATTGGCATCTCGACGTTCATGAGATTCCTGACCTTCCGCCAGGCACCACCTCGGTCGACATCACCAAGGTACGCCAAGGCTTCAACAGTGCGGACGTGGATCGACTGTGTCTACATCTTGGCGAAGCCTACTCCTGGTTTATAAATCAGGGCTGCGATATTAGGCTGGGAGGACACCCCATAAAGGCCGTTGTCTTCGACAATTGGGCCTACCCGCCAGACTATCGGCCCCGCACTGCAACGTTCGAAATCTCGCCAGCAGACGAAAAGAGCCTAAAGGTAACCCTACGATCAGGGCTTATTCGCGATCGTGTCCCTGAAGCAGAGAACTATGGGGTCTATTTCTATTGCAATAATCGCCTAATCGTGAAGGAGCTACGTACGCGTGATGTGGGTTACTACATCTCCGCCGAGGCTGGAGTTCCTCATCCAGATGCTTCGCTTTGTCGCGCGATCATTGAACTCAATGGTCCACCTGAGGTTATGCCGTGGAATAGCAGCAAGAGCGACCTGAACTACAGCCACCCAGCGTTCATTCAAATTCGACCACGGCTTATCAACTTTGTCAGCTATTTCAGCTCGCTTTCCCGTCGACTCAAACATAGTTGGGATCAGGATGTATTCGCCTACTCGAAAGGCGAGATGGAGATTGTCGACCCCACCGATGCTCTGTCCACCAAGCGCACAGTTCTACCCGCACTGCCTCGCACTCGCAAACTCTCCCGCGTCGACCAGCTCCGTGCCTCGAACAAGCGGGCCATGGACGCGAAACCATGGACGATAGGTCTTGTGGAGGCGATGGGCCTCATCGAGGTGATCAGCAAACAACGGCTGGAGACTAAGAATCGGGCTGCCCTCATTCTTCTCGATAGCAACTTAGAGATCGCGTTCAAGGAGTTCATTGTCAGTCGAGCCGACTTGTTTCCGCCACACAAATACAACGATGCAAAAATTCTAGAAATATTCGCTAGACGATCCAGCGTAATCAAAGAAGTTACTGCTCACGTAACCATTAAGCCGGATGTCATAAGCAAGATCAATCACTACTACGGGTTGCGAAATAAGCTCATTCACGAGCGCGCTACCGTTGGAATCACTGATCGCCAAGTCGATGACTATCGGAAAACCGTCGAGGCTGTGCTTCGCTCTTTGTTCGACCTAAAGTTTCCCGCAATCTGA
- a CDS encoding nitric-oxide reductase large subunit: MNSTRKLWVGLAALLIASFAVLLWVGSETYRQAPPMPEQVVTTDGKVVYTRQDIETGRQVWQSIGGQQLGSIWGHGGYVAPDWGADWLHREAEAILDLWAKRDTGADSYKRLDEATQAAYAKRVQSLLRPNTYNAATGTITVDADRAQAMAQVADHYQRLFGHDPSTAELREAYAMRNDTVADAEHRRQLTAFYWWAAWASVTERPGSEITYTANWPHDELVGNTPASNLLIWTVFSVLFLIAGIGLLGWHYATSHGEEMVPVLPKKDPLAAIKVTPSMRATAKYFWVVIALFLVQILLGATTAHYQVEGQEAYGFALAEILPYSLTRTWHTQLAVLWIATAWLGMGLYIAPAISGHEPKFQRLGVNFLWACLLIIVVGSFTGQWLAVMQKLGLAKNFWFGHQGWEYVDLGRFWQWFLFVGLLLWLTLVGRALWPAIRRGDDSRSIVGLLFLSVVCIGLFYAAGLMWGEHTHLSMVEYWRWWVVHLWVEGFFEVFAVAVIAFLFTRLGLLQVRSATLTVLFATIVFMAGGVLGTLHHLYFTGTTPSVIALGASFSALEVVPLAYVGFEAYHNYKLGKATPWMAKYKWPIMFFLAVSFWNLVGAGLFGFLINPPLPLYYMQGLNLTANHGHTAMFGVYGMLGIGLMLFCLRGLKPDVAWNEKLLKTAFWALNIGLAGMAAFTLLPLGILQLIASIDHGYWYARSAEFMQQPIVEMLVWMRVPADTLFSVGAVALAWFVFRLWVAPRREPLPVAQPNEA; the protein is encoded by the coding sequence ATGAATTCGACACGCAAGTTGTGGGTGGGGTTGGCGGCCCTGCTCATTGCGTCGTTCGCCGTCCTGCTATGGGTCGGCAGCGAGACCTACCGCCAGGCGCCGCCCATGCCCGAACAGGTGGTCACCACCGACGGCAAGGTGGTCTACACCCGCCAGGACATCGAGACCGGCCGCCAGGTGTGGCAGTCGATCGGCGGCCAGCAGCTGGGCTCCATCTGGGGCCACGGCGGTTACGTGGCGCCCGACTGGGGCGCGGACTGGCTGCACCGCGAAGCGGAGGCGATCCTCGACCTGTGGGCCAAGCGCGACACCGGCGCGGACAGCTACAAGCGGCTGGACGAAGCCACCCAGGCCGCCTACGCCAAGCGCGTGCAGTCGCTGTTGCGGCCCAATACCTACAACGCCGCCACCGGCACGATCACGGTCGATGCCGACCGCGCGCAGGCCATGGCCCAGGTCGCCGACCACTACCAGCGCCTGTTCGGCCACGACCCTTCCACCGCCGAGCTGCGCGAGGCCTATGCCATGCGCAACGACACGGTGGCCGATGCCGAACACCGTCGCCAGCTGACCGCGTTCTACTGGTGGGCCGCATGGGCCTCGGTCACCGAGCGCCCCGGTTCGGAGATCACCTACACCGCCAACTGGCCGCATGACGAACTGGTCGGCAACACGCCGGCGTCCAACCTGCTCATCTGGACGGTGTTCAGCGTGCTGTTCCTGATCGCCGGCATCGGCCTGCTGGGCTGGCATTACGCCACCAGCCACGGCGAGGAAATGGTGCCGGTGCTGCCGAAGAAGGACCCGCTGGCCGCGATCAAGGTGACGCCCTCGATGCGCGCCACCGCCAAGTACTTCTGGGTGGTGATCGCGCTGTTCCTGGTGCAGATCCTGCTGGGCGCGACCACCGCGCACTACCAGGTCGAAGGCCAGGAGGCCTACGGCTTCGCGCTGGCCGAAATCCTGCCCTACTCGCTCACGCGCACCTGGCATACCCAGTTGGCGGTGCTGTGGATCGCGACCGCCTGGCTGGGCATGGGCCTGTACATCGCTCCGGCCATCTCCGGACACGAGCCCAAGTTCCAGCGCCTGGGCGTGAACTTCCTGTGGGCGTGCCTGTTGATCATCGTGGTCGGTTCCTTCACCGGCCAGTGGCTGGCGGTGATGCAGAAGCTGGGGCTGGCCAAGAACTTCTGGTTCGGCCACCAGGGCTGGGAATACGTGGACCTGGGCCGCTTCTGGCAGTGGTTCCTGTTCGTGGGCCTGCTGCTGTGGCTGACCCTGGTGGGACGCGCGCTGTGGCCGGCGATCCGCAGGGGCGACGATTCGCGTTCGATCGTGGGCCTGCTGTTCCTGTCGGTGGTGTGCATCGGCCTGTTCTACGCGGCCGGCCTGATGTGGGGCGAGCACACGCACCTGTCGATGGTCGAATACTGGCGCTGGTGGGTGGTCCACCTGTGGGTGGAAGGCTTCTTCGAGGTGTTCGCGGTGGCGGTGATCGCCTTCCTGTTCACCCGCCTGGGCCTGCTGCAGGTGCGCAGCGCGACCCTCACGGTGCTGTTCGCCACCATCGTGTTCATGGCCGGCGGCGTGCTGGGCACGCTGCACCACCTGTACTTCACCGGCACCACGCCTTCGGTGATCGCCCTGGGCGCGAGCTTCTCCGCGCTGGAAGTGGTGCCGCTGGCCTATGTCGGCTTCGAGGCCTACCACAACTACAAGCTGGGCAAGGCCACGCCTTGGATGGCCAAGTACAAGTGGCCGATCATGTTCTTCCTGGCGGTCTCGTTCTGGAACCTGGTGGGCGCCGGCCTGTTCGGCTTCCTGATCAATCCGCCGCTGCCGCTGTACTACATGCAGGGCCTGAACCTGACCGCCAACCACGGCCACACGGCGATGTTCGGTGTGTACGGCATGCTGGGCATCGGCCTGATGCTGTTCTGCCTGCGCGGCCTGAAGCCGGACGTGGCGTGGAACGAGAAGCTGCTGAAGACGGCGTTCTGGGCGCTCAACATCGGCCTGGCCGGCATGGCCGCCTTCACCCTGCTGCCGCTGGGCATCCTGCAGCTGATCGCCTCGATCGACCACGGTTACTGGTACGCACGCTCGGCCGAATTCATGCAGCAGCCGATCGTGGAGATGCTGGTGTGGATGCGCGTGCCGGCCGACACGCTGTTCAGCGTCGGCGCGGTGGCGCTGGCCTGGTTCGTGTTCCGCCTGTGGGTGGCCCCGCGCCGCGAGCCCCTGCCCGTCGCGCAGCCGAACGAAGCCTGA
- a CDS encoding helix-turn-helix domain-containing protein → MTSPLVFPRTDASIVADDGDALSFCSTCAFSQACLSEGMDKRALMDLHVLVEHVGPLRAGEHVFREGDPFGAIAAVRAGTVKTYQIDRNGHEQVLGFHLPGEVIGLNAIHGDRYPCNAIALDTVMLCRFSFPKIALLAARLPNLQQHLFKLMSRDIGVASLFARDNTADERMAAFLIGLSRRLAARGFSPRRFQLTMARTDIANYLRQAPETVSRVLRRFEQDGLLHIKQRDVEILDLPRLEALALSVLRD, encoded by the coding sequence ATGACCTCGCCGCTGGTCTTCCCGCGCACGGATGCGAGCATCGTCGCCGACGACGGCGATGCGCTGAGCTTCTGTTCCACCTGCGCGTTCTCGCAAGCCTGCCTGTCCGAGGGCATGGACAAGCGCGCGCTGATGGACCTGCACGTGCTGGTCGAGCACGTGGGCCCGCTGCGCGCCGGCGAACACGTGTTCCGCGAGGGCGATCCGTTCGGCGCCATCGCCGCGGTGCGCGCGGGCACGGTGAAGACCTACCAGATCGACCGCAACGGGCACGAGCAGGTGCTCGGCTTCCACCTGCCCGGCGAAGTCATCGGCCTGAACGCGATCCACGGCGACCGCTATCCCTGCAACGCCATCGCGCTGGACACGGTGATGCTGTGCCGTTTCTCGTTCCCGAAGATCGCACTGCTGGCCGCGCGCCTGCCCAACCTGCAGCAGCACCTGTTCAAGCTGATGAGCCGCGACATCGGCGTGGCCTCGCTGTTCGCCCGCGACAACACCGCCGACGAGCGCATGGCCGCATTCCTGATCGGCCTGTCGCGCCGGCTGGCCGCGCGCGGATTCTCGCCGCGCCGGTTCCAGCTGACGATGGCGCGCACCGACATCGCCAACTACCTGCGCCAGGCGCCGGAAACCGTCAGCCGCGTGCTGCGCCGCTTCGAGCAGGACGGCCTGCTGCACATCAAGCAGCGCGACGTCGAGATCCTGGACCTGCCCCGCCTGGAAGCCCTCGCGCTGAGCGTGTTGCGGGATTGA
- the hemN gene encoding oxygen-independent coproporphyrinogen III oxidase produces the protein MASLSSLFDPELLRRYDTPGPRYTSYPTAPQFSPGFDESDLRAMAATSNGDPIPRPLSLYLHIPFCTSPCFYCGCNRIITRDTARGAAYLTRLYREVAMASALFDRDRDVEQVHFGGGTPNFLTPAQIAEVMDVLRRHFSFAAPARLDCSIELDPRFITPDEVGALAAAGFNRASLGVQDFDPEVQRAVNRIQSVEQTLAIIDACRTHGLQSVNVDLIYGLPKQSLAGFSRTLDITLEARPDRLAIYSYAHLPSMFRPQQRINAEDLPSPEVKLGLLQCAIDKLGEAGYVYIGMDHFALPGDSLAQAQQRGDLHRNFMGYTTHAESDLVGLGVSAISHIGPSFSQNPRDLGSWEQAIDQGRLPVWRGMRLEEDDVIRADVIQQLMCHGTLDYRDLGRRHVIEFTTYFADALQRLRPLQDDGLVELRPDGLQTTSRGRMLLRIIAMCFDRYLPTTAASTPRFSRTV, from the coding sequence ATGGCCAGCCTGTCCTCCCTGTTCGATCCCGAGTTGCTGCGGCGCTACGACACGCCGGGGCCGCGCTACACCTCGTATCCCACGGCGCCGCAGTTCTCGCCGGGCTTCGACGAAAGCGACCTGCGCGCCATGGCGGCCACCAGCAACGGCGACCCCATTCCGCGGCCGCTGTCGCTGTACCTGCACATCCCGTTCTGCACCAGCCCGTGCTTCTACTGCGGCTGCAACCGCATCATCACCCGCGACACCGCGCGCGGCGCGGCCTACCTGACGCGGCTGTACCGCGAAGTGGCGATGGCCTCGGCGCTGTTCGACCGCGACCGCGACGTGGAGCAGGTGCATTTCGGCGGCGGCACGCCCAACTTCCTCACCCCGGCGCAGATCGCCGAAGTGATGGACGTGCTGCGCAGGCACTTCTCCTTCGCCGCACCGGCGCGGCTAGACTGTTCGATCGAACTGGATCCGCGCTTCATCACCCCGGACGAGGTGGGCGCGCTGGCCGCCGCAGGCTTCAACCGCGCCAGCCTGGGCGTGCAGGATTTCGATCCCGAGGTGCAGCGCGCGGTCAACCGCATCCAGAGCGTGGAGCAGACGCTGGCGATCATCGACGCCTGCCGCACGCATGGCCTGCAGTCGGTGAACGTGGACCTGATCTACGGCCTGCCGAAGCAGAGCCTGGCTGGGTTCTCGCGCACGCTCGACATCACCCTGGAGGCGCGCCCGGACCGCCTGGCGATCTACAGCTACGCGCACCTGCCGTCGATGTTCCGCCCGCAGCAGCGCATCAACGCCGAGGACCTGCCGTCGCCGGAGGTGAAGCTGGGCCTGCTGCAGTGCGCGATCGACAAGCTGGGCGAAGCCGGCTACGTCTACATCGGCATGGACCACTTCGCCCTGCCCGGCGACAGCCTGGCGCAGGCGCAGCAACGCGGCGACCTGCACCGCAACTTCATGGGCTACACCACCCACGCCGAAAGCGACCTGGTGGGCCTGGGCGTGAGCGCCATCAGCCACATCGGCCCGAGTTTCAGCCAGAACCCGCGCGACCTGGGCAGCTGGGAACAGGCCATCGACCAGGGCCGCCTGCCCGTGTGGCGCGGCATGCGGCTGGAAGAAGACGACGTGATCCGCGCCGACGTCATCCAGCAGCTGATGTGCCACGGCACGCTGGATTACCGCGACCTGGGCCGCCGGCATGTGATCGAGTTCACAACTTACTTCGCCGACGCGCTGCAACGGCTGCGCCCGCTGCAGGACGACGGACTGGTGGAACTGCGCCCGGACGGATTGCAGACCACCTCGCGCGGGCGGATGCTGTTGCGTATCATCGCCATGTGCTTCGACCGCTACCTGCCCACCACTGCAGCCTCGACGCCTCGCTTCTCGCGCACCGTCTGA
- a CDS encoding molybdopterin molybdotransferase MoeA — translation MIGYREAVERLRGGAERLGVQPCAPGDAIGRVLAHEVVSPMALPPFDNAALDGVALVAAGRPVSMAQVWEIGARIGAGQSAPQDDASAWEIMTGAPLPARADTVVPVERMEALPAAASGASRVRVQGEVVVGANIRRRGEDVHPGQCVLPAGHVLDPAALMLAAGLGIDRIQVARRPRVALLATGREIVAAGAPLPPGGIHDATSPYLRAALAAAGAETVFMRRVGDEVAVFQAAVDAALAAGADLVLSTGAVSKGCYDFVPAALQARGAATLFHGVALRPGKPVLAARLREGAMFVGLPGNPLSTAVGFRFLVEPLLRAWLGLPPETPCWLPLADDCRSRAGLHAVLHGTLRCDRDGRLHAHVAQAQSSFRLLPFSQSSAWITLPSDLGDVAAGTPVQVHGLSHLHSPAWMPA, via the coding sequence GTGATCGGTTACCGGGAGGCGGTGGAGAGGCTGCGCGGCGGCGCGGAACGGCTGGGCGTGCAGCCGTGTGCCCCAGGCGATGCCATCGGTCGCGTGCTTGCCCATGAAGTGGTCAGCCCGATGGCGCTGCCGCCGTTCGACAACGCGGCGCTGGATGGCGTTGCGCTGGTCGCTGCCGGTCGGCCGGTCTCCATGGCACAGGTGTGGGAGATCGGCGCACGCATCGGCGCCGGCCAGTCCGCGCCGCAGGACGACGCGTCCGCCTGGGAGATCATGACCGGGGCACCGTTGCCTGCCCGCGCCGATACGGTGGTGCCGGTGGAGCGGATGGAAGCCTTGCCCGCTGCCGCGTCGGGGGCATCGCGCGTACGCGTGCAGGGAGAAGTGGTCGTGGGGGCGAACATCCGCCGCCGCGGCGAAGACGTGCATCCCGGGCAGTGCGTGTTGCCGGCCGGCCATGTGCTGGATCCGGCCGCGCTGATGCTGGCCGCCGGGCTGGGCATCGACCGGATCCAGGTGGCGCGGCGTCCGCGCGTGGCCCTGCTGGCGACGGGCCGCGAGATCGTGGCGGCGGGCGCGCCGTTGCCGCCGGGCGGCATTCACGATGCGACCTCGCCCTACCTGCGTGCCGCACTCGCCGCGGCAGGTGCGGAAACAGTCTTCATGCGGCGCGTCGGCGACGAGGTCGCGGTTTTCCAGGCTGCGGTGGACGCTGCGCTGGCCGCGGGTGCCGACCTGGTGCTCAGCACGGGCGCGGTGTCGAAGGGCTGCTACGACTTCGTGCCGGCTGCGCTCCAGGCGCGCGGCGCCGCGACGCTGTTCCATGGCGTGGCGTTGCGTCCGGGCAAGCCTGTGCTGGCCGCGCGCCTGCGCGAAGGCGCGATGTTCGTCGGCCTGCCGGGCAATCCGCTGTCCACGGCGGTGGGCTTCCGCTTCCTGGTGGAGCCGCTGCTGCGTGCCTGGCTGGGCCTGCCGCCGGAAACGCCGTGCTGGCTGCCGCTGGCCGACGACTGCCGCTCGCGCGCCGGACTGCATGCCGTCTTGCACGGCACGCTGCGCTGCGACCGCGACGGTCGCCTGCATGCGCACGTGGCGCAGGCGCAATCGTCGTTCCGCCTGCTGCCGTTCTCGCAGTCCTCGGCGTGGATCACGCTGCCCTCCGATCTTGGCGACGTGGCCGCCGGTACGCCCGTGCAGGTACACGGTCTGAGCCATCTGCATTCGCCCGCCTGGATGCCGGCATGA
- a CDS encoding molybdenum cofactor guanylyltransferase, whose amino-acid sequence MSQTLPAWRAVLLAGGRSSRMGTDKALLPWGNGTLLTHMRGMLVDAGAVEVIVSGDRPDMGGVPDATRDTGPMGALSQLASRLTDGEWIVVPVDMPLLSTDLLHALLAVDAACACVEGHSLPMMLRVDERMRTLMHAVGARAGRERSLRALQQGVDTQHLPAARWQQALCNCNTPEEWIALQQSATQARGA is encoded by the coding sequence ATGAGCCAGACATTGCCCGCATGGCGTGCGGTGCTGCTGGCAGGTGGACGCTCCTCGCGCATGGGTACGGACAAGGCCTTGCTGCCGTGGGGGAACGGCACACTGTTGACGCACATGCGCGGCATGCTGGTCGACGCGGGCGCGGTCGAGGTGATCGTCAGCGGGGACCGCCCTGACATGGGCGGCGTGCCGGACGCGACGCGCGATACCGGACCGATGGGGGCGCTCTCACAACTCGCATCGCGTCTGACCGACGGCGAGTGGATCGTCGTGCCCGTGGACATGCCGTTGCTGTCCACGGACCTGTTGCATGCGTTGCTGGCAGTGGATGCGGCATGCGCCTGCGTGGAAGGCCATTCCCTGCCGATGATGCTGCGCGTGGACGAACGCATGCGTACGCTGATGCATGCCGTGGGTGCGCGCGCTGGCCGGGAGCGTTCGCTGCGGGCCCTGCAACAGGGCGTTGACACGCAGCATCTGCCTGCCGCGCGCTGGCAACAGGCGTTGTGCAACTGCAACACGCCGGAAGAGTGGATCGCACTGCAGCAATCGGCGACCCAGGCCCGCGGCGCATGA
- a CDS encoding periplasmic nitrate reductase, NapE protein — MEQGAGTAVASKQQERLAFLLLTLVVFPLMAILFVAGYGFLVWMWQLLFAGPPTGP; from the coding sequence ATGGAGCAGGGCGCAGGAACAGCCGTTGCGAGCAAACAGCAGGAGCGCCTGGCGTTCCTGCTGCTGACGCTGGTCGTATTCCCGCTGATGGCCATCCTGTTCGTCGCCGGCTATGGCTTCCTGGTATGGATGTGGCAGCTGCTGTTCGCCGGGCCGCCGACGGGGCCCTGA
- the napF gene encoding ferredoxin-type protein NapF: MRSPSRRALLFGRVPAAPLPPAFRPPWGKPEPEFLAACTRCDACVHACPEQVLVRGADGLPRFDAHAGECTFCGDCVAACGSGAFDPARDPPWTLVADVAGTCLSAQGVVCASCRDACPASAIHVPPGARGSATVDPEACTGCGACVAPCPVQAIALHHAPAMEALA, translated from the coding sequence ATGCGCTCTCCTTCCCGTCGCGCCCTGCTGTTCGGCCGCGTGCCGGCCGCACCGCTGCCCCCTGCGTTCCGGCCGCCCTGGGGCAAGCCCGAGCCCGAGTTCCTTGCCGCGTGCACGCGCTGCGATGCCTGCGTGCATGCCTGCCCCGAGCAGGTGCTGGTCCGCGGCGCCGACGGCCTGCCGCGCTTCGACGCGCACGCCGGCGAATGCACGTTCTGCGGCGATTGCGTGGCCGCGTGCGGCAGCGGTGCGTTCGACCCCGCGCGCGATCCGCCGTGGACGCTCGTTGCCGACGTCGCCGGCACCTGCCTGTCGGCGCAGGGCGTGGTCTGCGCCAGCTGCCGCGACGCATGTCCCGCATCCGCGATCCACGTGCCGCCTGGTGCACGGGGGTCGGCCACGGTCGATCCCGAGGCATGCACGGGCTGCGGCGCCTGCGTGGCTCCCTGTCCGGTGCAGGCCATCGCCCTGCACCACGCACCCGCCATGGAGGCCCTCGCTTGA